From Rhododendron vialii isolate Sample 1 chromosome 7a, ASM3025357v1:
GCTTGGATTTGTGAAGGACCCAGCAAGGATCAAACTTGAGTCAAAGGGatacaaaccaaacaaatgtTCAGTGTATTTTGCAAACAAATCCTTCAACTTGCTTCCTCGTGTCCAACATTTGTCTTGACTATTTATTAAAAGATAGCCTTCAATCCAGGCCTTTCGCCTTCTGTTGTACTTCAATGGGGAATCCATGGACTCAAATTTTAAGCACGCTATTACTGCTATGGGAGTGTATGTGGAAGTGATCTTTACCTGGATCTTCTTGTGATATGCTTGGTGTTCTTTATATGCTGTTTTCTGCGGCAAAGAAATGATGATAATTTGTGGCATGAGTTTTTTATGGCTCTTATTGTTGCTACATGATAATATGTTTCAATGAACATGAGAAAGCAACGTTTGTGTATCTGGCTTGAATACTAAAATTTGGGTCAAGATAATTTTTAATCCTCTTTTCCTGCCGCCATTCTGTTTCTCTGTGAAATTCCTGAATCAATGCACAGAATGAAACTATCTCTGAACAATGAACTCGAATCGCATAAACCAAAGTAGAACAAATACACGAGGCACAAGGTTTACGTGGAATGGAAAAGCCATAGGAAGGAATCATGCACTAAAAACAGTGTGATTACAAGTATTCTTACTCAATGATCGTGTATCCCCACCACGAATCCTAAGACCTACTTGCCGAATCCTCGTTCATCACACCTCTGCATAATTGCTGAATCTTGAATCCTCAAGCCTTCCAAACGAATCGCCTTTTGAGCTCCACAGAAGGACTTCACTCAAAGAATGATTGTGTTGATGTGAAAAACCTCTTGAAGATGATTCTCTAGCACTTTGTGTCCAATAGACCTTCAGTAGTCTTTGAGATCCACAAGCCCTAGCCGCCACATGTGTTTTGATATGAAAGATGAGCTCTCAGACTGAAAACGGAACTCGGCCTTTTCATGACCTAATAGGTCAATATCTATAAAGCTGTCAAAACGCAGTCAAAACATGCGACTTTTGCTTGAGCGAACGTCCCTGCTTCCAAGTACTTCTTCATTGCTTTCCAATAACACTTGACAACACGCTACGGTACTCAAAAGCAAAAGTAAATATCATTTGAGATTCCTTTCCACAACCTAGCACAGACAGTCAGACACcctaaaaataaagtaaataaacgTACAACTGGATAATCAGGGGATACAAATAAATGTGACTTTTGTTCATGAATGCGCCAACCAAAAAGGAAGCTCGGCCTATGGAGCTTACACTCTATATTCCTCTTTTTAGGGATTAATTGGGTACTTATCATCATGTGCCTTATTGTTCTAGCATGTAGAACGACCTGATTGCAGGATTTGACTCGTAACAAACCTTGTCTTTTGTTAGTCTATTTTTCATTAGTATGCCTGATTCCACATCAGATGCTCTCTTTCGATGGGAGCTCGGTGCATGAGGTATGATAACCCTGCTGTATCGGATGTAAATTAAGTGTTCATCATCATGTTGGTGCATCTCCATCTTTTTTTAACTCCCATCTAGAATTCTCACTCTATATCCATTTGGGATTATTGCTTATTCAAAGATCGTATAAGCTTGTGTTGAGTCACCTCAAACTGCCAACCTGCCGCAATGTTGTATCATCTCTGCAGttgtaaaactttttttttctttttctgctcTTGTAATctcagtactctctctctctctctctctctctctctctctctctctctctctctctctctctctcggaatTGTCCTCTTTGTTGAGCTCAATTACTTCCTTTAAGATAATAGCTTTACTCAACGTACTAATTTCTGCAACAAATCTATGCTTAAAATCAGCTTAGGGTGCTTCTGGATAGAGCTCATGCTGTTTCTAAGCTTTGGGATGATGCTCCAGTTGTCCTTTCTGGAGATTTTAACTGTACCCCAAAGGCAGGTCCATTTTGCTACTAGTTCCTTCACCTATTAAATTTCTGTTGATATTTTGTCTCAATGCTTAgccttgttctctttacaattcaaaaagaatttttcaaaaagttccccctagattccccctactttcaatatttctctctctatctctctccacttattacccctactatttttcaaaaaaaaattcaaacaccaatccaaacatagcaGTATCTTAGCATCATATTGGAGTTTGTTTGGTTCTAATGGATTTCACTTATAAGATTCCTTGTTGTCATTGTATCAGAGTCCATTGTACAATTACATAGCAGAACAGAAGGTAAAATGTTGTATTgtgtttttttactttgttaTATTCTAGGAGTTACTATGGTAAAATAAACATTCTTCTTCCTCATGCAGTTGAATCTGTCTGACCTGCCTAGAGATAAGTTATCAGGACAAGCTTCTGCTGAAATTCATCCACCAATGCAAGTCAGCCTTGGTATCAGGTAATTTTTCTCTGGTTTAAATGGTTTTCGAGCTAAGAGAGACTTTTCTTGCTTGTGCATGTTAGTTAAATTGAAAAGTGGGCAAAATACTGTAGGGCTCAGCAGGCTGATAGTAGAGGTGGAGCTCTATTGGTAGTTGATCCCAGGGAACTCAGTCGGAGTGGTTCACCATTAGTTGTGCAGCAACAGAGTCGTCCAGAAAGAAAGTCAGTAAATTTACCATCCGTAAATAGCTTATCTCAGCCTCAATGTGTTAGAACTGGGTCGAATTTGTATGCTAGTAATCCCAATAGTGGGCGATGTGGTAATGAGGAAGTAGACAGTTATAAGGATGAAACTCCAGATGGTGGCTTAAGGGAAAGTCTATGTAGTTCTCAAAACAACGTTGGGGTTTTTGTTGAACAAATGAAGAAAACTCATAGTGAAAATATCTGTTCTAATTCGATTGGGACGGAACTGATTAAAGAAACTTGTCAGGACACACTAGATGGCTGTAACAATGTATTCCATTCATTGGTCTCTATTGGTGGCTTAAAGGATACTGCTATTAGTCCTCGGAATGAAGGCAAGGTTTCTGGTGCACTAAGGAAAGATGCTTATGAATTTACTTCAGTAGATTCTCGTCATGAAGATCTGACAGTGGCAGAGCACGAGAAACAAATGCAGGCCCCCATCAATGCACAATTTGATTCATTCATTGAACCATCTGAACCTATTTTGAAGACAGAAAATAGAATCTCAAGTTGCGAAAAGAGCAAACTCTCCTCTCTGAGTTCTAATGATAATACAGATGCCATAACTGATCCTACACCTTCAGGTATTTCTTCAACTGAGATTTCCTCTTCCAGTACTGTGGAAGTCTCTGCTACGGGAAGCTCAGAAAGTTTTTCTTCTCTATTAGATGCTAAGGACAAGGATAACCCGTCTAACTTTTCTAAAGTCAATGTTTCACGTGAACTAACGAGCACAGACTACATGATTGGTGGAAAAATGGAGAATTTACCACTTGAAGACCTTCCTGAAACCGATGCTGGAGACAAAGTTTTTGATGAAGATTCTACCAAATTTCTATCGGAGCTGTGTGATGGGAATGAATCCTTTTCATCCAACATAAGCCATGCTGTAAGATCTGACTTGGTGGAATCAGATGAATCCTTCAGGAAAACTGAGCCTGATAATGCATTGAACTTTAGGTATGATCCATCCGCATGGACTCCTATGGAAATAGAAACTGCAACAGGTAACGCAGACTGCACATTCGTAGAACACCCTCTGAAGTTGAGAAGCACATATGCAGAAGTTGAGGTATTTCAATGATCCTAAGCTTCCTTGTTTCTTGTGCTACCTCCTCTTCCTTTGTGATAGTCCAAAATAAATATCGGTATTGCTTAGGTACCTGCATTcttacttttctttcttcctcaggACTGTTCAGGGACTAGAGATTCAAATGGAGAACCCCTGGTGACCAGTTACAACAGGGGTTTTTTAGGCACAGTTGATTATATATGGTGAGTAGGTTTCAGTCTATTTGTCTTGCTGATCAAAAGATAGTGGCGTAGCTTTCAAAGACTTCTTGAGCTGCAAAAGGAACATTTTAAATTGGCCAATGATTTGATTCAAATGTTACATCCCCAATTACTAGGGGTCTTGTGAACAAGTACCCTGATTGGATTGAATAACAAAGCTTAAAACAGGTGCAACTCCTTTCAAGCATGTTAACAAGTGCCCTTGAGGCATTCATTCACAAAGTCTTATTGTTTGTTGTTTACCTTTCCTGGCATAGAACAAGGTAGGGTAAATTGGAACGTTTGTGGCCATTTTGAATGCAGGCGCTCTGAAGGTCTCCAAACTGTCGGGGTGCTTGCTCCAATACCAAAGCATGCCATGCAGTGGACACCAGGATTTCCCACAAAGGTACATTCATTGATggttcattttaaaaaattatccacATTCTAAACTCCAGATAGACATATAATCGACTAGAATGTTGAGGTAATTTGATCACCTACCTGAAAGTTTATGCCTCTACATACCTTCTCTGTGCATGTGACTAAACAATAAACTGGTCCAAGAcccattaaattaatttttttgggtaaataactcATTAAATTATTGCTCATGCTTAGGGCATCTTTATTTCGGAATCCAATGTTATGGTGTTTCAGCAGCCTGATATTTGTAACAAGCTTGTGGCCCAAAATGTTGTTTATGTGCCTCTATATCACATGAATGGGAGTTTTGGATGGATAAACACAAAATGGAGATTAGCTAAATTAGATTTAATGAGGCTATGAATTATATTATAGAAGGAATATGTACATATGGGGATTATTAGAAAATAATATTCTTCCCTCCCTTCGTGGTGTTCGGGCATATTGGAGGTTTATGTTTATTAAGCCCTTGTTCTATCTAACGTCAGAAAGAAAGTTTCTGGTACTGTAAAATATGATAAGGATCCAGACGTCATTTTGATATTGAGGAAAGTAAATTCCATAAAGTATGTTTGATTGTTACTCATGCTTGGTTGAATCAAgcttctactccctccgtcccataaagtcCCATAAAGTCGGTCCCCTACGAAACTACGTGcaattttttgaacttaaaaataatgtatttagtaaataattttttgcttttcttgcaccattcaaaagatttcatcgagatttatcaaacaagatctatattgcacaaaaaattactacagtaagtacattatttttaagcttaaaaattgcgCTCAGTTTCATAGGGGACTAACtttatgagacggagggagtatctttttGGAAGGTTATCAAATTATATGCCAAATATCAAAGCTCTTTTGCTGGTGGGAAAAAGTTAATCTgcttcaatatatatatatatatatatatatatatatatatatatatatatattgagaacTTTTAGATAAACCTGTACCCATTTCCATCCTAGGTGGATGCACTCATTGGAGTAATACAAACCAAGCCTCTAGAAATTATACTTGGATATATTTCATATGCTGCAATTGGTTTCTGCTATAATGTCAATTTGTTGAATGTGTTCTTTAGAAATGGGGAAGCGATCACATTGCACTGGTTTCTGAATTGGCTTTCGTGAAAGACGGGAGCATTCAGAAGTCATAAGCTCCATGGCTGGCTGGCTTTCCGCATTTGGGTCTCCAGCAGCTTTTGCAACTCATGGTATGAACCCTTTACTCACCAGTTCTTGGTTTTGATTGCAGGCTTCGTTTTGGGTAGCATTCCTTTATATATGCActatttttctagtttttgtgTAGTTTAGTTAGAAGTCGTTTTGGACTAAAGACTAAATATAGTATGTCTTCTTGTGTTTTTTGATGGTTTCCAATGGTTTgtcctaaaaaaataaaataagctacAATTGTTTGGTCTAAATTATTTCCTTTAAACTCTTATTTGCTTTTTCTCCTTCACTTTTCTTACCACCTAACTTGTTTACGATGAGAATTTTGCTCCTACTTGAGTGTCATTTTTCGGTTCATCTTGTATACATTTTCTTCTTTACAATCCATTATTTGGTGGTACAAGCATACTTTTGTCCTTGCTTTTATTCCCACAAGCAAAAAATTAGAGTCTAAAGGACTGTTTACGTACAAACGAAAGAAATTTGAGCAGCATAAGAAACAAACAGAGCTAGTTTGCGGATTCTCAGCACTTCCATCTATGTAACATACATGCTCTCAAATTGTCTTCCATTAGATTACAACTCACAAAGTACAAATGTAGTTACATACGATTACATCCCAATTCTTTTGTTTCTACATATTGGACTACCCTTGTGCCAACATTAATCGACCCCATCATAGTTTCTTTCTATTGTCATCCCATAAACAATTCTTATGCTCATCTTGGTCCCGGTCCTAGTAGCTATCTCGTAAGTCCTCGTGATCGTCTTGCAGGGGAGGGTTATTGTTGAAGATGTTCAAAAAACATGCTCGATATCTTCCAGTGCCTCTCTAAACATGTACCCATTTGCATTCCATCTCGGGTCCGTGCTACTTATTGGATGGCGGCTGCCTTAACAAGAAGGGCTGTTCGACAAATCCCTACAAAGGAGAACAAGTACCCCCAGGCAGCCTTCAGACGTGGAAATTTGCGTCCCAGGACAAAAAGGAATACTTTAGAGGGCTCATTCCTCTCTTTGAAGCTACATTGGGTGCATGTTTGACGTTTCGAAGATTAGATGGAGAATGATAGAATGCTCAACAAATGTCGTCGTACGAATTGCGATGGAGATGGATTATAGTTGTTGCATCTATGGCAATCCATAATTACATTCCTAGGAGAAGTCCTAATGAGTACATGTATAGATAGGCTCTAGAAAATATCTTGACTACGTTTTTTAAGACATCCTCGACAAGAATCCCTTGTAGGAGGTCCTACAATAGGGCGATAAGGACCATGAACACAATGTGGATATGAACTCTTTGCGGGATGACATTATAGAGAAACTATGGCGGGCACTAGTATCTACTATAATGATAGTATTTGAGTTCTGCAATATGTTTGTTAAATAAATGGTTGTAATTGTGCCTATCTACTTTTGTACATTCTAATTTGTTGAAAGATAATTTGAGAGATCACGTACGCTTATGTAGATGGAGGTGCCAAGAATCTGAAAAATAGCTTTGTTTGTTTCTAACATTCCGCTGTTGTTTTATTATATTGTTCGTATAATACACTCTCATTCTATTGCCCTAATTTTGAGCTTGTGGAAGAAGAAATTAAAGGGCAAAAGTATGCTTTACCACCAAATATTTGGGTTGTGAAGGGAAAAAATAGTACACGACACGAACCAAAAAACTGAATCCATGAACAAAATTGATGATAAGAAAGTAGACCATAAAGCAAATAATTTATTGTttcatcaaaatttttttagaccaacaattaattaaataagacaaataaataaataattattttttgatattaaaaataaataatttagtcCAAATAGCTTCTTACTATTCTCAAAACCTTTGTTTCTTGTGGGTTGGGCCATAGGAGTTGTTCCCATTTCAACCTTTgattcttttgaaatttggatTCAGTGTCCGAACCATCCATTCtctttcttgaatattttcatgTAACTTATGTCATGTATCCTATCAAGTCCCCATGTATACTAACACAAAAGAACCATTGAAAAATGTGCATCTTAGACTTAGTTGTCTTGAGTATCTGTTTGTACTATCTGAAGAATCATAAAAGATGACCCTAGCCAATACATTATACCCCTGACCGAGCCAAAGCCTGTGGTTCTGATACCTGAAGAAGCTGAGATTCAATACCTCGAGAATATGGAGTGTGAATGGACAATCAAATGGGGGAGTCTTGTGGATGAATGGCTATAAAGGGAGGCCGCAGAACTCCATGCTGAAAACTAACCTGAACATGGAAATGAAATCATGGGAGCACTTCAAGATGACAATGAGTGGCTGTTGGCTCACGTTGATCAGTTGGACGCAGTCAACAATGAAGCAAAATACATTgttagtgtaacgccccgaattttgggtacgttaaataagatattttattgataaaatcaaatggagtctggctcgttattacaacaaaactcccataagagtttaatatttacacaaatggaggggggtTTTAGgattcctaactacagctcctcagctcctccattcttgccagctcctcagctccaaaagcttccatggtgatctgcttaccctgatcatctacaaaatctgacacattataccagcgtcgccaccgatataatatgtcagggtcaccaaaaggcaacaccgtgagctacaaaagctcagcagaaaaattccatacccgctaacccatagcttacaaacaacaggataTCATAAAACATctatttccacatgatacgtgtatacacagctaacaatgacacatccacattcgttaatcaactatcgttggtgtccaagattttctgtgtttctcctacgcgactcgtcgtagaccgtgtcaacattttcatttacaaatcaaactttcaaaatcatttgtttaacacacccaacctcggttctgccgttccggtctcccgagtatcctcacaatggttccgccgttccgggttcccattggcacacaaaaacatttgcattggctccgtaccgcggataaccaagccatacctcaccatggttccgccgctccgggttcccatgggaacgcacacatttcaaaaccctcggttccgccgctccgggttcccgagtatcccacaatggttccgccgctccgggttcccgagtattcccacaatgattccgccgctccgggttctcattgggttttcgaaaaactaaaccctcggttccgccgctccgggttcccgagtatccccacaatgattctgccactccgggttctcattgggtttttcacaaatcttacttttacacacgcacaccactcacataatgccacccaaaatcggtcaatatgtagtttcaaaatatttccttcctcggaaaatatttcctttcattaatcacaccctaggtgccatgtttctacttctcgattctcgtgtctcgttacacgcaaagactccgcggtaggacaaaaataagcatgaaacattctaacaagatcatccaaatttatattacttatcacactcaatcaccacttatagcataacgccacatgtacggacgcccttggagtgtatcacttatgctttattcaaagcacaacgccacatgtacggacgtctttggagtgaaatcactaatgctttatcacaccacaagtaatacaagcaacttatatatacatactcatatccatcttaaaaattaaaatacaaatacttataaacaaacgataagttctatcttagtaattcaaaacaacaacgttacacttgagtaagtaagtaaataggaagtaagtaaggatttctttaccgttcttctaggcggtagtaatggctacggaaagtacgtcggtggttgggcggagtaacttcctacggtatgccttcgggagcttcgaaagagaaaggtctctctcgaaacctaatcttgactaacactactctactttatggatcgaagggtggtcgagtggcggtctagtggcggctttggatgagtttcttgaagaacacaagaagaactcaagaacaagaagaacaaaagaaagaacaagatttttctagagagaagttggagcaatgagaaggtgtgagttgaatggcatgggaatggctctatttataggcaaaaccttggccctctcctctctctcaaggccgccccccccccccccccccctctctccatacttcaatttttgacacttgtcatgcacttatggaagatcaaaggctaaatggcaggcttgcatggctagtttgtcCTTAGATTTGATCTTTGaaagatttgttggaaaaaaaagagacaatggtacaagatttgggtattaatcaatttgatacttgtacaaaagaggacaatggtggttatACCTTGGCTAGGAagagactagaatgggttggcattaggcaaaatagacttaggcctaattcGGTAGCTTTTACAACTACACAACACATCACAcatcactctcactctctccctctccaaccggccaactctctctctcggcgctctctcctctctctctcctagtacactacatacacacacacacacacacacacatatatatatatatatatatatatatatatatatatatatatatatatatttacaaagtgcaagaaaacaataaacaaaagttACTTTTGTACTTGAGTCAAGGAAATTTGAAGGCTAAGTTTTCCtattaaacaaataaataagcacatgttggagtaaactaataaactagtgtactaatgtactgtAGGAAGAtaaactccccaataaattaatccaattgggtacaaaatcccaatataaaataataacagGGCACTAGGAGAATCTTaagccttaaaggctactaagtacttttataataaaatattatgtactttatcacatggggtttaagaaaaagactagtttaatacacccatgtacttattttgaaagatggacctattacccaatggacaataaatcccctaacttttattgtccaatggacaatagttattAGGGAACTTTTattgtaaaataatcaaaaagtactttaaagcatgtgacaaaagccctatatttaaatataggtgtggtaccaagtacccaattaaataaaaggctaggattctccccattagtttataatagagtacaagtactagtttaataaataaagtactttaaaaatctagggtttagatataccccaatattttaatgcataaaatcacatgggaatccaaatcttgattattaaaataaaacattgtacttggtaggaagattaaggctatttacccaatgggtaataaatttcctagcggttaataaccaaagggtaaaaaaaatacaagtactttttatcttaaaataagattttgaaagactacatgtactttaaacaaatataataatgaaaagcttattgtccaatggacaaagattaccctaaccattatggaccaatgggtaatggaaAATGTTCAagaggtccaaaaggttcatctagtaactaggtgagttggttgctcgattcctccaagtagtcggtttagaaactaactaaattggtcaagtagggtttctagtcgagagttaaccaaaatctaactacgatgaaaattttaacaaggaatcatatagccactcaagagaaaataagtaatttaaataaaattcaaatatttaacgaaatttttattgaccaaaattcaggggcgttacagttaGCGATCAACTTCCAAAACCCGTTGTCCACATCCATGACATGTCTGGCATTTCAGTTGCCATTTTGAGAAGCAAGACTTGTGGGGAGATGACGACGCAATTGGCCTTTTGGTTGGAGGAGAAGAGTGGACTTTCATAAGGCCACGCTGGATATAGGAGATGATTTGTGGGCCTGCGAGACTGTGGAAGAATTGGGGGAAGCCTTGACTACGACTCAGACTcgacaaaggaaagcgcaaaGTCGATACCGACCTTGTTGATCTGTACAATGATCATCTTGATTTGTGGGGGAAAAGCATACCCGAAGTTGGTAAACCATGTGACAAAGAGCAAACGCGTTTACCAGCCTTCCTAATGagttagtgtagctcaacccttcattttAGGTGTGAATCTGGAGCAGTAGCTTAGAGTGATGTGCATGCATACAAGTGCATTATTTTGAAAGCAGAAGAAGAGAAGATACTTAGTTTTTCTTTGACAATCACTTTTTGGAAGGTTTAATGAAACTTCTCATTTTCAGGCTTTTGACTATGTGGCGTTGTAAACCTTCTTGAACCTTCTTAACTCTTGTATTTACGGTATATTGGGTCGTAGTGCCTCACGatgtaatatttttaaactcTTGGGGTTGGAACTGTAATGTATGGAACTGAAAATGATAAACTCTTTTGGGTTTGATGTATATTGTTGTGAGGatttttatttaagtaaaagttattttatttatgtttaaaatcgagggcgtgacacacCTCCTATGTATAATTATGTGCTTTGAACATTATTTTTGGTTCCTAGAAAGgccccatgcatcaaaacaaagCAATAGAAAAATATGCTGTAAACCGGAGTTAATCTTACAGCCGCAACACCGAACATTGCGGTGCCACCTTGCGGTTGGAACCCCAGTACCGACCTTGTGATTGGACCTTGCGATTACAACCTTTGACTGCGTTGACCTTGCGGCCGCAAACTCAATCTGGCGGTTGAAACCCTAAACTTTGCGGTTCCATTTCTGCAACTTTAAAAGTGTTATGAAGGGCCTCCGGCATAGTTTTATGAGCTGTTTTGACACCCATTAATTGTTTTATTGATATTTAACTGCTACACCATGCAACCCTAGCACCATACGAGCAGATTTGATGCCTAGACATCCCGTGCAATCATTGTACGAGTTGATTTAATGCCTGAACATTGTTATATTAAGGGCATCTGTATCAGTGTCGCTTCTTCTTCCCTTAGATTAAACAAGAGAGGAAATCCTCCATTTTTGAGCTGCATTAGGCTCGCTTCTTGGGGGCTTCAAAATAAAATTGCCACAGTAACTCGTCAACAAAGACGAGCCACTGTTCCTTCATTTCTGATTTTTATATTATTTCCCAATTTACTCCATCAAAAATCAACCAATAATCCTTCCCTCAAGTCTTCTTCCCGGCAAAACTGTGACAGTTTGtggtgtgtgtatgtgtttgggagagagaggggtcaaCCCATAGTTACCGTCGCCGGAGCCAGAACAGATCTGGACAGAAATCGATTGGGTTTTGGACTGAAATCAATACGAACTGAATTTGGACTAAATCAATCTGGACTGAACATTATCGTCGCCGGAGCAGTTGGGTTTTGGACTGAAATTGATTTgttgatttgtgggtttttttgattctttgatttttcgtttTCTGGTTTTTTGGGGTCGTGGGTTGAGAGGAAGAAAGagtaaagttagagagagagaagggggagggAATAGCTTTGTTTGCTGCCAGCTGGTTTGGTTTATCATAAAAATGGTTTTgccgttgaattttttttttttttgaataaggaaatTATATTTCTAATGGGATAACTTTAATATAGAGAGGCTGATAtagtagacattttaaaagtgagtagctaaagtaataaagtgactttttaaggtgtaatttggtccaaaatttaaagaGGCTAGTGTGGATGCTCAGCTGTTTACTGTCTTTTCATGCCATCTTATCACCCAAAAGAATTTGGATATTACTAGAAATAATGTGATGTACATGCTAGTTCGGACTTAGACCCATTAGTTGGTTTACAGTGAGAGAAATTACGCAGACGTTGTTATGGTtgatgaaaaaggaaaacatataAAAGGTTGTGGGTTTagtaggaccttgagggcaaTTTGAAAGACCCAGTATAGCTAGGGTAGCCAAGCaagacctcaggggtagcctgatAAGACCTCAGgaattgagggtagcctagcagaaCCTtcagggcagcctgatggacctaaaATTTTGAAGGTAACCCACTAGGTCCTCATGATATTGaaggtagcctagcaggacttGTAAAGTATGTTCAACGAAATTCCGAGTTTTGAATGTGATGAATACTATCGTGCTGGAATGATTATAAAATGTGAGATTCTAGAAAAAGAAGGTACTTTAAAGGCTAGTTAATGGATTTACTTACTTGATGCTTACTGCTCTATTGTTTTCATATGAACTGTTATAAACTGCTTAGCTGTAAGTTAAGGGGGATAGTAAGGGTTTTATCCATCGATAGTTAATTGACGGCGTTTTATATGCTAGGTACCAAAGAGG
This genomic window contains:
- the LOC131331943 gene encoding carbon catabolite repressor protein 4 homolog 6 isoform X4; translated protein: MKRPSAPSLQLLAAAESSAVMSSRRPAYRGIQYQIRRGVSDQSYSSSRGQFVTGDSHFQSVSDANRGFRPVEDAPNFHNQYWPCNTPPHFYPPPYSHPPPPPPFNTPPSSNPHPPPFNRGFRPPQQFWPRPPKPLDYRNWEYPKLRPPPHCERFKVLSYNILADYLANNHRSKLYFHIPPKMLEWEWRKRNIIFELGLWSADILCFQEIDKFQDLEEELKLRGYSGIWKVRTGAPVDGCAIFWRVSSLTGSNKVVICNIHVLYNPRRGEIKLGQLRVLLDRAHAVSKLWDDAPVVLSGDFNCTPKSPLYNYIAEQKLNLSDLPRDKLSGQASAEIHPPMQVSLGIRAQQADSRGGALLVVDPRELSRSGSPLVVQQQSRPERKSVNLPSVNSLSQPQCVRTGSNLYASNPNSGRCGNEEVDSYKDETPDGGLRESLCSSQNNVGVFVEQMKKTHSENICSNSIGTELIKETCQDTLDGCNNVFHSLVSIGGLKDTAISPRNEGKVSGALRKDAYEFTSVDSRHEDLTVAEHEKQMQAPINAQFDSFIEPSEPILKTENRISSCEKSKLSSLSSNDNTDAITDPTPSGISSTEISSSSTVEVSATGSSESFSSLLDAKDKDNPSNFSKVNVSRELTSTDYMIGGKMENLPLEDLPETDAGDKVFDEDSTKFLSELCDGNESFSSNISHAVRSDLVESDESFRKTEPDNALNFRYDPSAWTPMEIETATGNADCTFVEHPLKLRSTYAEVEDCSGTRDSNGEPLVTSYNRGFLGTVDYIWRSEGLQTVGVLAPIPKHAMQWTPGFPTKKWGSDHIALVSELAFVKDGSIQKS
- the LOC131331943 gene encoding carbon catabolite repressor protein 4 homolog 6 isoform X1 — translated: MKRPSAPSLQLLAAAESSAVMSSRRPAYRGIQYQIRRGVSDQSYSSSRGQFVTGDSHFQSVSDANRGFRPVEDAPNFHNQYWPCNTPPHFYPPPYSHPPPPPPFNTPPSSNPHPPPFNRGFRPPQQFWPRPPKPLDYRNWEYPKLRPPPHCERFKVLSYNILADYLANNHRSKLYFHIPPKMLEWEWRKRNIIFELGLWSADILCFQEIDKFQDLEEELKLRGYSGIWKVRTGAPVDGCAIFWRVSRFKLLHEECIEFNKLGLRDNVAQICVLESLNQNNTKDMPALPSSLTGSNKVVICNIHVLYNPRRGEIKLGQLRVLLDRAHAVSKLWDDAPVVLSGDFNCTPKSPLYNYIAEQKLNLSDLPRDKLSGQASAEIHPPMQVSLGIRAQQADSRGGALLVVDPRELSRSGSPLVVQQQSRPERKSVNLPSVNSLSQPQCVRTGSNLYASNPNSGRCGNEEVDSYKDETPDGGLRESLCSSQNNVGVFVEQMKKTHSENICSNSIGTELIKETCQDTLDGCNNVFHSLVSIGGLKDTAISPRNEGKVSGALRKDAYEFTSVDSRHEDLTVAEHEKQMQAPINAQFDSFIEPSEPILKTENRISSCEKSKLSSLSSNDNTDAITDPTPSGISSTEISSSSTVEVSATGSSESFSSLLDAKDKDNPSNFSKVNVSRELTSTDYMIGGKMENLPLEDLPETDAGDKVFDEDSTKFLSELCDGNESFSSNISHAVRSDLVESDESFRKTEPDNALNFRYDPSAWTPMEIETATGNADCTFVEHPLKLRSTYAEVEDCSGTRDSNGEPLVTSYNRGFLGTVDYIWRSEGLQTVGVLAPIPKHAMQWTPGFPTKKWGSDHIALVSELAFVKDGSIQKS